From the Lolium rigidum isolate FL_2022 chromosome 2, APGP_CSIRO_Lrig_0.1, whole genome shotgun sequence genome, one window contains:
- the LOC124689196 gene encoding putative F-box protein PP2-B12, translated as MEEKAFGGPSLRANATKQARTQKNQEVCGAQIEHIPEECLANAISLSSPADACRAAAVCTAFRLAADSDAVWERFLPPDYNAFLDRAVHAVDFNSKKELFLDLCQEHILLDDGRISFGLHRSNGAKCYMLSVRELGIAWFGTTLYWRERQDPESRFPTIAELLRVCWFNIEVYIVNMFSPNTHYAAYLVYKLTHNASGLSSPRQKSYANVNGQLVGSIHRVSLHPCNRRSCVDNMTTGADLHEHEEEEAGGCVVRYPRTRMDDDWMELELCDFYIDEALAIGVQIILQELEELQWKSGLIVEGIELRPKS; from the exons ATGGAGGAGAAGGCGTTCGGTGGCCCAAGCTTAAGGGCAAATGCCACGAAGCAAGCACGGACGCAGAAGAACCAAGAGGTTTGCGGTGCCCAAATAGAGCATATCCCGGAGGAATGCTTGGCGAACGCCATCAGCCTATCATCTCCGGCCGacgcctgccgcgccgccgcagtaTGCACTGCTTTCCGGTTGGCAGCAGACTCGGACGCCGTGTGGGAGCGCTTCTTGCCGCCAGACTACAATGCTTTCCTTGACCGTGCCGTCCACGCCGTGGATTTCAACTCGAAGAAAGAGCTGTTTCTTGACCTCTGCCAAGAGCACATCCTGCTTGATGATGGGAGAATA AGCTTTGGGCTCCATAGATCGAATGGCGCCAAGTGCTACATGTTGTCCGTGAGAGAGCTCGGAATTGCTTGGTTTGGAACAACGCTTTATTGGAGAGAAAGGCAGGATCCAGAATCAAG GTTCCCCACTATTGCTGAGCTTCTGCGTGTCTGCTGGTTcaacatcgaagtctacatcgtCAACATGTTCTCTCCCAATACCCACTACGCGGCCTACCTCGTCTACAAGCTGACTCATAACGCGTCCGGCCTCAGCTCTCCACGGCAGAAATCGTATGCCAACGTTAACGGGCAACTGGTGGGGAGCATCCACAGGGTGTCCCTCCATCCCTGCAACCGCAGGTCCTGTGTCGACAATATGACTACTGGTGCAGACCTGCACGagcacgaggaggaagaagctggcGGGTGCGTCGTGAGGTACCCGCGGACACGGATGGACGACGATTGGATGGAGCTGGAGTTGTGCGACTTCTACATAGACGAGGCCCTGGCTATAGGGGTTCAAATTATACTGCAGGAGTTGGAGGAACTGCAGTGGAAGAGTGGGCTCATCGTTGAAGGAATCGAGCTAAGGCCTAAAAGTTAA